A stretch of Dermochelys coriacea isolate rDerCor1 chromosome 6, rDerCor1.pri.v4, whole genome shotgun sequence DNA encodes these proteins:
- the POLR2L gene encoding DNA-directed RNA polymerases I, II, and III subunit RPABC5 codes for MIIPVRCFTCGKIVGNKWEAYLGLLQAEYTEGDALDALGLKRYCCRRMLLAHVDLIEKLLNYAPLEK; via the exons ATGATTATCCCGGTCAGATGCTTCACCTGCGGCAAAATAGTTGGAAATAAGTGGGAGGCATATCTTGGCCTTCTGCAAGCAGAGTACACAGAAGG GGATGCCCTGGACGCTCTAGGATTGAAGAGATACTGTTGCCGTCGCATGCTGCTAGCCCATGTGGATCTGATTGAGAAGCTGTTGAATTATGCCCCTCTGGAGAAATAA